A window from Malania oleifera isolate guangnan ecotype guangnan chromosome 7, ASM2987363v1, whole genome shotgun sequence encodes these proteins:
- the LOC131159649 gene encoding NAC domain-containing protein 2-like — protein MTSEIQLPPGFRFHPTDEELVVHYLCRKCAAQSVAVPIIAEIDLYKYDPWQLPGMALYGEKEWYFFSPRDRKYPNGSRPNRAAGTGYWKATGADKPIGRPKTLGIKKALVFYSGKAPRGLKTNWIMHEYRLANVDRSAGKNKNLRLDDWVLCRIYNKKGTIEKQSSLEQKPQISTPPLSQHPLPPHPVAPSAPADDFLYFDTSDSVPRMHTDSSGSEHAASPEFTCDREVQSQIKWEMDLGYQNAPDFQFNYMDALANDPFASSPMSHFSPLQDMFFMNLQKPF, from the exons aTGACGAGTGAGATCCAGCTACCCCCAGGATTTCGATTTCATCCGACGGACGAGGAGCTGGTGGTGCATTATCTCTGCCGTAAATGCGCAGCGCAGTCGGTGGCCGTCCCGATTATAGCAGAGATTGATCTCTACAAGTACGATCCATGGCAGCTTCCGG GGATGGCACTGTACGGTGAAAAGGAGTGGTATTTTTTCTCGCCGAGGGACCGGAAATACCCGAACGGATCGCGGCCGAACAGGGCGGCGGGAACCGGATACTGGAAGGCGACCGGCGCCGACAAGCCAATTGGGCGGCCGAAGACGCTGGGAATTAAGAAAGCGCTGGTGTTTTACTCCGGAAAAGCTCCCCGGGGCCTTAAGACTAACTGGATCATGCACGAATACCGCCTCGCTAATGTCGATAGGTCCGCCGGCAAGAACAAAAATCTCAGG CTCGATGACTGGGTACTATGTCGAATTTACAACAAGAAAGGAACAATCGAGAAGCAATCCAGCCTCGAGCAAAAGCCACAAATCTCAACGCCGCCGCTGTCACAGCACCCTCTGCCGCCGCACCCGGTGGCGCCATCGGCACCGGCGGACGATTTCCTCTACTTCGACACGTCGGATTCAGTCCCCCGGATGCACACGGACTCGAGCGGCTCCGAGCACGCGGCCTCGCCGGAGTTCACGTGCGACAGGGAGGTACAGAGCCAGATCAAATGGGAAATGGACTTGGGATACCAAAATGCCCCCGACTTTCAGTTTAATTACATGGATGCCCTTGCAAATGACCCTTTTGCCTCTTCTCCGATGTCCCATTTCTCGCCGCTGCAGGATATGTTCTTCATGAACCTCCAGAAGCCCTTCTGA